One Urocitellus parryii isolate mUroPar1 chromosome 8, mUroPar1.hap1, whole genome shotgun sequence DNA window includes the following coding sequences:
- the LOC144256624 gene encoding UL16-binding protein 1-like isoform X2 → MSLEAPTYPLLWVHLTSCDPILIVPTMTQHAQSLLLRLIILYHAGPSLTAGLAPPLQGTHSLCYDFTINSKPAPGQQWCTIQAQVDHKNFFSSDCGMDKVKSLSALGGKVSATVTWEEQKAMLRELGDMLKQKLADTKAENDMARGAGLNTLEGRMCCQHKSNSSWQFGFNGKMWLLFDSENRKWREIHPGSNWMKEMWENDKELLYRSSIGDCRTWLQNLKEWEAELEPTGPSTTTPDTVTEKSSASTFNHWNSVPLITTILIIGCIIIFF, encoded by the exons CTGTGATCCCATCCTCATTGTGCCCACCATGACTCAGCATGCACAGTCCCTTCTCCTGCGTCTGATCATCCTCTACCATGCAGGCCCTTCCCTCACAGCAGGCCTGGCACCGCCATTGCAAG GCACTCACTCCCTTTGCTATGACTTCACCATCAATTCTAAGCCAGCACCTGGACAGCAATGGTGTACTATCCAAGCCCAGGTGGACCACAagaattttttctcctctgaCTGTGGCATGGACAAGGTCAAATCCTTGAGTGCCCTGGGAGGGAAAGTGAGTGCCACAGTCACCTGGGAAGAGCAAAAAGCCATGCTGAGAGAATTGGGGGATATGCTAAAACAGAAACTGGCTGACACTAAAGCAGAAAATGACATGGCCAGAG GGGCAGGTCTGAACACCCTGGAGGGCAGGATGTGTTGTCAGCATAAATCCAACAGCTCTTGGCAGTTTGGCTTCAATGGAAAGATGTGGCTCCTTTTTGACTCAGAGAACAGAAAGTGGAGAGAGATACATCCTGGGTCCAACTGGATGAAAGAAATGTGGGAAAATGACAAGGAGTTGTTATACAGGTCCTCGATAGGTGACTGTAGAACCTGGCTTCAGAACTTGAAGGAATGGGAGGCAGAGTTGGAACCAACAG gACCTTCAACCACCACCCCAGACACAGTCACTGAGAAGTCCTCAGCTAGTACCTTTAATCACTGGAATTCAGTACCTTTAATCACTACAATCCTCATCATAGGAtgcatcataatttttttctga